Below is a window of Penaeus monodon isolate SGIC_2016 chromosome 26, NSTDA_Pmon_1, whole genome shotgun sequence DNA.
caaaatttatatatatatatataaaatatatatatgcattatatatatatatacatatgcatatatatacatatatatacatatatgtttatatatacatatatgtttatatatacatgacacaaaGCGGCCTAACAGTTAATATGCCTGTTTCTATATTGGCTATTAAGTAATAGCCTTGCCTCGTTCTGCTGTAATGGCGTCTACCATTCATATCATCTACATGTAACACGAAATGAGATCTCCGAAATTTTCTGGCCTCCTAACGACAGTGTAGAGGTCGGGCGCCTTTACGATGACCTCGATGGCGCGCGGGCGCAAGTTATAATTGGAAGCCATGGAGGAACAGTACGCCCCTGTTGCCCAAACCACGAGAGCGTCACCGGAGGAAGGGCTTGGGCTAAGCATGCAACGGTGGGCGAGGAAGTCTCCGCTCTCGCACACTGGCCCAACGACATCCATCACAGCCCTCTCCTGTTGGGGAACAtgcagtgagggaaaaaaaacagattcctAACCAAAGTCATTTAAAGCTacagaaataaaactaaaattataagCAAATGTATACCAACGAAATGCGATCACACCAACGCCAAAGACGGTGACAGTGACAAAGCGTCAGTCGAACCCCTAAGAATAAGGGTGAGTCCGATATGCAAGCTGTGGCTCGCCCGGGGTATGCCTATAGGGGAGCCCAGCCTTTGCTGACTCGGTTTCAGTTTTGTCAGCTGATGTTGGCTCGGCTGAGCTTAGTCCTAACCACCGTGTGCCCAAACCCCAGTAGTAACCCCCAGACAACTGAAAAACCGACACTTTACCACGTACTAGCCTATCTCTGCTGCTACTATTAGATGGACCCAAAGGCATTGTGACTTACTTTGATAAAGGAAAACGAGCTGTCTGAAAACATACTTGCTTTCTTCAGGTCAGTCTTATTAGAATCCTACTGAcagatgaaaatatttataaaataaaaaaataaatatactctaTAGTTTTAAGATAATAAATGTGAAACGTAGGCCGGGTCAAAACAATCTTTTGTTAAAGTTCCTTTCCCTGCATGGTCTGCATGTTTAAACAGAATTACTCTCCAAACACATAGTTATCATTTTCTCTATATTGCTGACCTAGTATCACCTATGAgattataaatttgataattatcaaaaattatatcaCCGTACTATTTGTAAATAAGCTATTACATGAGGGGTCTATCAGTTCTGGCTAATATTCAAAGAGCTCCAATACTGAAATGACAATTTCATTACTGAGTAAATATTTCCTTTCTTGACAAATTTGGGCGATAAATCACGTGTTTTAAAACTAAATTCACTGTGAATGAAATTTAGTTATTGCCTTTCCATAGTGTATGCTGGTCAGAAACCCGTGATATGGAGAAATTGAGACTGACCATAAAAGATCAGTTCATTTGTAGTGTTATGACCTGACTAGATGGGATAGTCACGTGAGTCACGGGAGATGGGCTCCATACAGGGGAGGACGAATGACTTCAGTCATAGCAGCGCCACCCATGAGGAACCTGCGCTCTCATTAACCTTCATCCCAACACTTCTGTCATAATACACCTGTAAAAGCACAAGAGCCCATAACACCACTAAATTCtcggtaaaggaaaaaaaaaaaaaacactagtcaggctgtatatgtctatttttacCTTACCAGCTGTTGCCACAAGAGATCTGCCAGGCTCCAGCAAGAGCGTAGAGCCctcagggaggaggggaaggattgcACCCACGAGTTTCTCTGGGGTTGCAGGGCGCTCCTCGTTTTTCCCTGATAATCCTGACAGCCGAATATTGAGTCCACCTCCCAGGTTTATGGTGGACGCCCTAGGCCATCCTCGTTCTCGGATTGTGGCGGGAACTGCAGCcctatatctaatttttataaatGGGCGTATCCACAAAAAGTCAAGGctcatatatagttttttatatgtatgtacaagacACTGACAAGCCATGATTTACTGTATAAAAATGGAATGTAAGAATTTAatcacagaaataaaaacaggATTGTGATAAGATGAACCTaggtttatttttaataaattctatGACTGTTTTACAGATTGAATCTTTTACCAACCCTAAATAAAGCATTATCGCATATTTAATCAGTTACCACTATTTGCAAGTTGAAAAAGAGTTTTACAAATTTCTAACAGTTTCGTCCTCAGGTCCTAGTTGCTGAAGTCTAAACTGGACACTTCACTTTTCTGATCTGATATTTTGTTTAGCCGTGTAGCCAGTTTTTATTGACAAaatatggcataatcatcacaaagGTCTAAACCACATTCGCCGTATATGCTGAACAAGTATTTGTAGTGTGCCTATGCTACATATGTCACCAGCAAGAAAGAATGTAGTattgaatatatgaatgtattattgATGAATAACCGATACATATGGGTACTACACAGAATAGCCCTTACCTGACCATAATCAGATTaaaggcctttttgtagcatcccaaaaaccttaacactttgatatattgtttcaagttgtatcataTAAAGTATacaaagtttttattatttacatatgtttacataaaaagtcaatagaaaaccataaaAAACCTAAGGTCTTTTATGTAACATTTCTGAaccccctaacactttgatacagtCTCATACATATTtgccatgtatacatacaatattggaACCTGAtgaaacatcttttcggtttgCTTCAGAGTTTATACCTGCAACTTGATAAGGTTTGATACATtctggccagccaatcagagcgcgatattatttagatatatttcatGAGGTCTCAGAtaagtatttaaattttcattaattacgaatcgcatcctaagtttctttatatataacctTTTACTGCAAAAGTGCTTAAAACGTTCCTGTGCCTTTTTAgcaatacattaaatacatatccactttatatgggtaagatttgaagtcaatcgtGATGGTCGCTGGAACGAAATGGTAAGAATTTCcgacgtgtccgagtcatatggcGTGGTATTGAATTTGGTGGGATGGATGTCTTCAAAATAATTCTTTACCTTTATGACAAAACCTTACAGGCTcaagaatattaaagaaaattctgtgtatcttgatttgttgatataattcaatcagtaaatcaagtaaatgtccaTGATCATTGGGATTATATAGTCTAAATCGGACACAGAGCTCACTTGCGGTGGATGCCATAAGAGGAAAACatcatgcaacttccacttttcatatgaaaaataatttattagataagaaaaaatgtatgaatctgagtaatattgttacgccggccgcctcatctctctgctaccaacacaaggcaggctaggcagacggcgtgttatccacagggtcgtgaacactgaacagctccaagaggcaccgagcaccacagcgtcccagaacaccaggaggggaaacgccacgtggcgaggcagggcacgaaataaacacaaaatggcagtctttcctttatttacacaagttatttacccgtacacttttctatatgcacaatacagggggaaacactgcacgatgcagcttataacagggcaacacaaagtttatatcaagTCACAAGGgcgcacacgaggtcttcacaggagcagcacccaactccgtctccttggcttgttcctctgctcctccgctcacagccagttgcgacatgtttgcccaggatccttttcatgttaacacatgcccaggtcatccttttcatgttaacacatgtttcgcacagagacaaagacccactggtgtagcactatccccccctatcaagcagacgacccgtctgctctgacatatctaaacctgaaacaaactacagaaaatttaaataaaattagtcctcaggaacaaacaaaattctttcaaacaaaagtaaccgtaattgtaaatcagttctcagaaacacaaaaatctttcatccagcgcggctttcttcgctctcgctggggtcactctggaggaggagtgggcggcggtagattggcagtggcacccagaggggtatcttctgccccaagacctggctcatggtcaccattgacgtctgttgcatcgccctcaccgtccaaatgctcgtcctcatctcggtcagcgtctgccacgtcctcatcgccgctactggggctaacttcatctttttcaccatggccccaggagtagcttcctggcccatggtaacgccacagccggtccacgtggacaacagacggtcgttttcgccctctgcgaattcgataggtgacatcagagagggccgctaccaccgtgtatggcccctcccaggggctctgtagcttcggcgagagccttCGCTTCCGAAGCGGGTTAttcagccacactctgtcacctatgttgtacctcacttctctcatgcgccggtcataggtctccttcgccAGGTtagcgccaagtcctcgaggaagccaggcaacggccccacaccaaccaactccttgctccccgacgactcttctggatgctccacttcctcacaagtgcccagctttgcaccagctggcaccttttcggtcttatcagagaagttagctaccaacactgtaactaacccctcccctggtccaacaaggctccacccaaccgctacaccatcagccagctgcaggtattggatgggctccacgaggccctctactccacgcatcacctttgacagtcgacaccggattctatactctgtcctgggggcaaggtgtaACTACCTctgctcagccgtaactacctctgcacagccaacctctggaagcaagggcacatcttcaccgtgcaccctcaccagcttccgtccaaggtcgacacacgccttactctgcgtcaggtagtcaaggcccagcaagcagtactcgtccagattggccacatacaccagcagccgctgcaccgtattgcccacgccaatacgagcctccactggccc
It encodes the following:
- the LOC119589981 gene encoding diaminopimelate decarboxylase 1, chloroplastic-like — translated: MDVVGPVCESGDFLAHRCMLSPSPSSGDALVVWATGAYCSSMASNYNLRPRAIEVIVKAPDLYTVVRRPENFGDLISCYM